From the genome of Pelobacter propionicus DSM 2379, one region includes:
- a CDS encoding type II secretion system protein: MDNGGFTYLLALMIVVIMGIMLGAAGQSWKTIMQREREEELLFRGSQIKDAITRWYTPQGKQPAATPLRDLRDLLRDPRSATPLRYLRRLYSDPITGKEWTIISDANKGIIGVASSSPLTPLKVDNFPDDLKDFAGKQQYSDWKFMYVKK; encoded by the coding sequence TTGGATAACGGCGGTTTCACCTATCTGTTGGCACTGATGATCGTCGTGATCATGGGGATCATGCTGGGGGCCGCAGGGCAGTCCTGGAAGACCATTATGCAGCGGGAACGGGAGGAGGAACTGCTCTTCCGCGGCAGCCAGATCAAGGATGCCATTACCCGCTGGTACACCCCCCAGGGCAAACAGCCCGCTGCCACGCCGCTCAGGGACCTGCGGGACCTGCTGCGCGACCCCCGCTCGGCGACTCCCTTGCGCTATCTGCGCCGTCTCTACAGCGACCCCATCACCGGTAAGGAGTGGACGATCATCAGCGATGCCAACAAGGGGATCATCGGCGTGGCCAGCAGCAGCCCGCTCACGCCACTCAAGGTGGACAACTTCCCCGACGACCTCAAAGACTTCGCCGGAAAGCAGCAGTACAGCGACTGGAAATTCATGTATGTGAAAAAATAG
- a CDS encoding peptidylprolyl isomerase → MNRRTIALRLALMAALFGFSTPSSAADAKPAKTPAASAQQQKDVVARVNGKPVYARELERVKKALLAGRPNQQIPSEHQKEFDKMALNQLTSAELLYQAGEKLDTKDIDKQVEAKMSQGKARFATTEEFQKAIAGLGMNESDLREYTRRDAVIANFVQQTFASKVTVSDEESRKFYDENQDKFKQSESVRASHILIGVDPKADPEIRKKAREKAEKLRKELAGGADFATLARENSTCPSSQQGGDLGFFPRGQMVPPFEQAAFSLKQGEVSDVVETQFGYHIIKQMGHKNAETVSYADAKARIVDYLKNQKVNSAITAYLDDARKTSKIETYLK, encoded by the coding sequence ATGAACAGACGAACAATCGCCCTGCGTCTCGCCCTGATGGCGGCGCTTTTCGGTTTCAGCACCCCATCATCGGCAGCCGACGCCAAGCCGGCAAAGACTCCCGCAGCCAGCGCGCAACAACAGAAAGACGTGGTGGCGCGGGTGAATGGGAAACCGGTCTATGCCCGTGAACTGGAACGGGTCAAGAAGGCGCTCCTTGCCGGCCGGCCGAACCAGCAGATCCCCAGCGAGCACCAGAAGGAGTTCGACAAAATGGCGCTCAACCAACTGACCTCGGCCGAACTGCTCTACCAGGCGGGCGAGAAGTTGGACACCAAGGATATCGACAAACAGGTTGAGGCCAAGATGAGCCAGGGCAAGGCCAGGTTCGCCACGACCGAGGAGTTCCAGAAGGCCATCGCCGGACTGGGCATGAACGAGAGCGACCTGCGCGAATACACGCGCCGCGACGCCGTCATCGCCAATTTCGTCCAGCAGACCTTTGCTTCCAAGGTGACGGTCAGCGACGAGGAGAGCAGGAAGTTCTACGACGAGAACCAGGACAAATTCAAGCAGAGCGAGTCGGTCAGGGCCAGCCACATCCTGATCGGCGTGGACCCCAAGGCCGATCCCGAGATCAGGAAGAAGGCACGGGAGAAGGCGGAAAAGCTGCGCAAGGAACTGGCGGGAGGGGCGGACTTCGCCACCCTGGCACGGGAGAATTCCACCTGCCCCAGCAGCCAGCAGGGAGGGGATCTGGGCTTCTTCCCCAGAGGGCAGATGGTCCCCCCCTTCGAGCAGGCAGCCTTCAGCCTCAAGCAGGGTGAGGTCAGCGACGTGGTGGAAACCCAGTTCGGATACCACATCATCAAGCAGATGGGCCACAAGAACGCCGAGACCGTTTCCTACGCCGACGCCAAGGCACGTATCGTCGACTACCTGAAAAATCAGAAGGTAAATTCGGCGATCACCGCCTATCTGGACGATGCGCGCAAAACCTCCAAGATCGAGACGTACCTGAAGTAG